One genomic window of Parafrankia irregularis includes the following:
- a CDS encoding AAA family ATPase, whose protein sequence is MSDSRDEGAGREFAAAFQRVVDNVELVVRGKTEVVRQALTCLLAGGHLLVEDVPGLGKTSLARCLAASVEATCHRIQFTPDLLPSDVTGVTVYHQGSGEFRFHQGPVFAHVVVADEVNRASPKTQSALLEVMEEGRVTVDGVTHPVPRPFLVVATQNPVDMDGTYPLPEAQLDRFLMRLRVGYPSRAAEMAILRDRRGGLRVEDLQPVLGTDDILAMTAQTASVHVAETIHEYVVDLVAATRELPGLRLGASPRGSIALLRAAQVRAAATGRRFVTPEDVKALAEPTLAHRLLLAPDAELRGYTAERAVAEVLESVPVPRTLAGV, encoded by the coding sequence GTGTCGGACAGCCGGGATGAAGGTGCGGGGCGGGAGTTCGCCGCGGCCTTCCAGCGTGTGGTCGACAATGTCGAGCTGGTGGTCCGGGGCAAGACCGAGGTGGTGCGGCAGGCGCTGACCTGCCTGCTTGCCGGCGGCCACCTGCTGGTCGAGGACGTCCCCGGCCTCGGCAAGACGTCCCTGGCGCGGTGTCTGGCGGCCTCGGTGGAGGCGACGTGCCACCGCATCCAGTTCACCCCGGACCTGCTGCCCTCGGACGTGACCGGTGTGACCGTCTACCACCAGGGCAGCGGAGAGTTCCGGTTCCACCAGGGGCCGGTGTTCGCCCATGTCGTGGTCGCCGACGAGGTCAACCGGGCGTCGCCGAAGACGCAGTCGGCACTGCTGGAGGTGATGGAGGAGGGACGGGTCACCGTCGACGGCGTGACACATCCGGTGCCGCGGCCGTTTCTCGTCGTCGCGACGCAGAACCCGGTCGATATGGACGGCACCTACCCGCTGCCGGAGGCGCAGCTCGACCGGTTCCTGATGCGGCTGCGGGTCGGTTACCCGAGCCGTGCCGCCGAGATGGCGATTCTGCGTGACCGCCGCGGTGGCCTGCGCGTCGAGGACCTCCAGCCGGTGCTCGGCACCGACGACATTCTCGCGATGACCGCCCAGACGGCCAGCGTCCATGTCGCGGAAACCATCCACGAATATGTCGTCGATCTGGTCGCGGCGACCCGGGAGCTGCCGGGGCTGCGGCTCGGGGCGAGCCCGCGGGGCAGCATCGCGCTGCTGCGGGCGGCCCAGGTGCGGGCGGCGGCCACCGGCCGGCGGTTCGTCACCCCGGAGGACGTCAAGGCGCTCGCCGAGCCGACCCTCGCGCACCGTCTGCTGCTGGCACCGGACGCCGAACTCCGTGGCTACACGGCTGAGCGTGCCGTCGCCGAGGTCCTGGAAAGCGTCCCGGTGCCCCGAACACTTGCCGGGGTCTGA
- a CDS encoding transglutaminase domain-containing protein has product MSSQRAGGPRRGVPLASLVAVALAAGLAGAAFHRGFPASDLFPPLVVAAVVPVVVTALVVFLPPLRPLRRGAGSSPRPPRPVSVSVGVSALIWLAVVRFTLFRNGSPRVEGALPAVWDGVLNGGARLLETTLPVQGSPDLLVVPQALTWLAALAGAELVARTRAPLVPALPAIAVFIAGVLLTVPGAGSNLGVAAGLVAAVLVLVMCRRAELTGTAELTGTAAAGASTGAGTGSDAGGFGAGRGRRTGRMRVTAAVPAVAVLVVTAGIAPLAGPLLAAAGPGDGERYDVRDLRQVTLDQRTAQSPLDHVSAWLGHPDDVLFRVSPPVAGNIRLAVLDRFDGQRWTSSARYLPAGGRVPPGTAADGARKPAGDAPSVTSRLQIVALDGPFLPHLDRPTALSGSGLAVDVRDGTLTAAEDHTGGDTEGETDPADRRYTVVSVAPREPTPAELASAQLPTGADVSETLALPPGLPKVVRDAARAATGGAITPFQQARQLEQYLRTLVYDPSAPAGHTYGHLAYFLGTSRAGTSEQFAAAYAVFARVVGLPSRVVVGFSPKPDRAGGDTATGDVRAGDVGSGDVRAGDVLVWPEIRFEGLGWVPFYPTPAAAADNGGQVATTAQGEPSERAQRVAEAAAVPAPPTAPNEVPPARTDSNRSVLLLAGLGAAALLVIAAVGYLTAAAAAPRLRRRRRARAARARERVVGAWQDTLDALDLAGVPVPASATSTEIVTMAGAGAGVRVAAGIETGSAVRTGLTAPAGSAAAMGSEAQAGSAAIADLAALVTAALFAGGEVHEADADAAWRHADRVRAELRASTSRTGRVRRALAPGRLAHRRSTLSRPPGSSHRSNAAQSGERGNGR; this is encoded by the coding sequence ATGAGCTCCCAGCGCGCAGGCGGCCCACGCCGCGGAGTACCGCTCGCCAGCCTCGTCGCGGTGGCGCTCGCGGCGGGCCTCGCCGGTGCCGCGTTCCACCGTGGCTTCCCGGCCTCCGATCTGTTTCCCCCGCTCGTCGTGGCGGCCGTCGTGCCGGTCGTCGTCACCGCGTTGGTCGTCTTCCTCCCCCCGCTGCGCCCGCTCCGCCGCGGGGCCGGCTCCTCGCCACGGCCGCCGCGGCCGGTGTCGGTGTCTGTGGGGGTGTCGGCGCTGATCTGGCTCGCTGTCGTCCGGTTCACCCTGTTCCGGAATGGTTCTCCGCGGGTGGAGGGCGCGCTGCCGGCGGTGTGGGACGGAGTGCTCAACGGGGGCGCCCGCCTGCTCGAGACGACGCTGCCCGTCCAGGGATCGCCCGACCTGCTGGTCGTCCCGCAGGCCCTCACCTGGCTCGCCGCCCTCGCCGGCGCGGAGCTGGTGGCCAGGACCCGGGCGCCGCTCGTCCCGGCGCTGCCGGCGATCGCGGTGTTCATCGCAGGCGTGCTGCTCACCGTGCCGGGTGCCGGGTCGAATCTCGGCGTCGCGGCCGGTCTGGTGGCCGCCGTGCTGGTACTGGTGATGTGCCGCCGCGCGGAGCTCACCGGCACCGCGGAGCTCACCGGCACCGCGGCCGCCGGTGCCAGCACCGGTGCTGGCACCGGCTCCGATGCTGGCGGTTTCGGTGCCGGTCGAGGCCGGCGGACGGGCCGGATGCGAGTGACGGCGGCGGTGCCCGCTGTCGCCGTGCTGGTGGTGACCGCGGGAATCGCGCCCCTGGCCGGACCGCTGCTCGCCGCCGCCGGTCCGGGTGACGGCGAGCGGTACGACGTCCGGGATCTGCGGCAGGTGACGCTCGATCAGCGGACGGCGCAGAGCCCCCTCGACCACGTCTCGGCCTGGCTCGGGCATCCCGACGACGTGCTGTTCCGGGTCAGCCCGCCGGTCGCGGGCAACATCCGGCTGGCGGTGCTGGATCGCTTCGACGGCCAGCGGTGGACGTCGTCGGCGCGCTACCTGCCGGCGGGTGGCCGGGTACCGCCGGGAACCGCTGCGGACGGTGCACGAAAGCCCGCAGGCGACGCGCCTTCGGTGACGTCGCGGCTGCAGATCGTCGCCCTGGACGGGCCGTTCCTGCCGCATCTCGACCGGCCGACCGCGCTCTCCGGATCCGGCCTGGCCGTTGACGTCCGGGACGGGACGCTGACCGCGGCGGAAGACCACACGGGAGGTGACACGGAAGGCGAGACGGACCCGGCTGACCGCCGCTACACCGTCGTCTCCGTCGCCCCCCGTGAACCGACCCCGGCGGAACTGGCGTCCGCACAGCTGCCTACCGGCGCGGATGTCAGCGAGACGCTGGCCCTCCCGCCGGGCCTGCCGAAGGTCGTGCGCGATGCGGCCCGAGCCGCCACCGGCGGGGCGATCACCCCGTTCCAACAGGCCCGCCAGCTCGAGCAGTATCTGCGGACCCTCGTCTACGATCCGTCCGCTCCGGCCGGGCACACCTACGGACACCTCGCGTACTTCCTCGGCACCAGCCGCGCCGGAACCTCCGAGCAGTTCGCCGCCGCCTACGCCGTGTTCGCCCGGGTCGTCGGGCTACCCAGCCGGGTGGTCGTCGGGTTCAGCCCGAAGCCGGACCGGGCCGGCGGCGACACCGCCACCGGCGATGTCAGGGCGGGTGATGTCGGGTCGGGTGATGTCAGGGCGGGTGATGTCCTGGTCTGGCCGGAGATCAGGTTCGAAGGGCTCGGCTGGGTGCCGTTCTACCCGACTCCGGCCGCGGCGGCGGACAACGGCGGCCAGGTCGCCACCACGGCCCAGGGCGAGCCGTCGGAGCGCGCGCAGCGGGTCGCGGAGGCCGCCGCGGTGCCGGCGCCACCGACGGCGCCGAACGAGGTGCCCCCGGCCAGGACGGACTCGAACCGGTCCGTGCTCCTCCTCGCCGGCCTGGGCGCCGCCGCGCTGCTCGTCATCGCCGCGGTGGGCTACCTCACCGCCGCGGCGGCGGCACCGAGGCTGCGACGGCGGCGCCGTGCGCGGGCGGCGCGCGCCCGGGAGCGAGTTGTCGGTGCCTGGCAGGACACTCTGGACGCACTCGACCTCGCGGGAGTCCCCGTGCCGGCCTCGGCGACGTCGACCGAGATCGTCACGATGGCCGGGGCCGGGGCCGGAGTCCGAGTCGCGGCCGGCATCGAGACCGGTTCCGCGGTCAGGACCGGCCTGACGGCCCCGGCCGGTTCCGCGGCCGCGATGGGCTCCGAGGCTCAGGCCGGTTCCGCGGCGATCGCCGACCTCGCGGCGCTCGTCACGGCGGCGCTGTTCGCCGGCGGCGAGGTGCATGAGGCCGACGCCGACGCCGCCTGGCGCCACGCCG
- a CDS encoding DUF58 domain-containing protein → MSRALGQVTRTGWGALTGALGFGVAAVALRAPEIGMLAVGCLTAFGVGAAFMARPARIEVGIEVAPSRVARGEPAVASVTVRNAGRRASSSARLVVPYSDRADGGRADGGPPPGRSAHGGRGNSGQGSRVVLRPLPAGSRRTVAVPLPTDRRGVLRIGPVGLVTTDPLGLFSRYESLGGQAQLPVHPAAVPLAPLPSARSSSPDGLPVDSRVEGGVTFHALREYTPGDDLRHVHWRSSARAGTLLVRRHVDPSEPVTTVVLDIRRQAYPDAVVDPDAGGGGTTQEQGQGQAARAFDTAVDTAASVVLASTRSRFPVRLHTTGGLRLDCRDRRADGTAALDALAGAAWTDATDADVPRDPLAEAARSRGRRGVGSLVIVTGRREIGQLAVAGALAGQFEQVVVLRVGGVSVDSGVSLDSGVSLDVSVPGAPAGPGPDQTSPGASQRFESVADGRLRVLDITDTAQLTSVWPSVAGAQTAGTRRSS, encoded by the coding sequence TTGTCGCGGGCGCTCGGCCAGGTCACCCGGACGGGGTGGGGTGCTCTCACCGGCGCGCTCGGGTTCGGCGTGGCCGCGGTCGCGCTGCGGGCCCCGGAGATCGGGATGCTGGCGGTCGGCTGCCTGACCGCGTTCGGCGTCGGCGCGGCCTTCATGGCACGCCCGGCACGCATCGAGGTCGGTATCGAGGTCGCCCCCTCCCGGGTCGCCCGCGGCGAGCCGGCGGTCGCCAGCGTGACGGTCCGCAACGCGGGACGGCGGGCCAGCTCGTCAGCCCGGTTGGTGGTCCCCTACAGCGACCGGGCTGACGGCGGCCGGGCTGACGGCGGCCCTCCCCCCGGCCGCTCGGCTCACGGCGGTCGGGGCAACAGCGGTCAGGGTTCGCGGGTCGTGCTGCGTCCGCTGCCGGCGGGCAGCCGCCGAACCGTCGCGGTCCCGCTGCCGACGGACCGCCGCGGCGTGCTGCGGATCGGGCCGGTGGGCCTGGTGACCACCGACCCGCTCGGCCTGTTCTCCCGGTACGAGTCGCTCGGTGGGCAGGCGCAGCTCCCCGTCCATCCGGCGGCAGTGCCGCTGGCGCCGCTGCCCTCCGCCCGCTCCAGCAGCCCGGACGGCCTGCCGGTGGACAGCCGCGTCGAGGGCGGGGTGACGTTCCACGCGCTGCGCGAGTACACGCCCGGTGACGACCTGCGGCATGTTCACTGGCGCAGCAGCGCCCGGGCCGGAACGCTGCTCGTCCGCCGGCACGTCGACCCGAGTGAACCCGTCACGACCGTCGTGCTCGACATCCGGCGGCAGGCCTACCCGGACGCCGTTGTGGACCCCGACGCGGGCGGTGGCGGCACCACGCAGGAACAGGGGCAGGGACAGGCGGCACGGGCGTTCGACACCGCGGTCGACACGGCGGCCTCCGTCGTCCTCGCGTCGACCCGGAGCAGGTTCCCGGTGCGGTTGCACACCACCGGCGGCCTGCGGCTGGACTGCCGGGACCGCCGTGCCGACGGCACCGCGGCGCTCGACGCACTGGCCGGAGCCGCCTGGACGGACGCCACGGACGCCGATGTGCCGCGCGATCCCCTGGCCGAGGCCGCGCGGAGCCGGGGCCGCCGCGGAGTGGGCTCGCTGGTGATCGTCACCGGCCGCCGCGAGATCGGCCAGCTGGCCGTGGCCGGCGCTCTGGCCGGCCAGTTCGAGCAGGTCGTGGTGCTGCGAGTCGGCGGCGTGAGCGTGGACAGCGGTGTGAGCTTGGACAGCGGTGTGAGCTTGGACGTGAGCGTGCCGGGCGCACCAGCCGGACCCGGGCCGGACCAGACATCACCCGGTGCGTCCCAGCGGTTCGAGTCGGTCGCCGACGGCCGGCTTCGCGTCCTGGACATCACCGACACGGCGCAGCTGACCTCGGTGTGGCCGAGCGTGGCGGGGGCACAGACCGCCGGCACGAGGCGGTCCTCATGA